The DNA window CAATCCTCATTCCTGTATTTTTGATTCTCAATTAACTGCAGTACAAGGTAAAATGGTCAAAGTGGTCGGCTGGTACGATAACGAAGCGGGATATTCCGCAAGAACTGCTGACTTGATTGAGAAAGTAGGATAAACAGTAACCAGTCAACAATACGGAGTAAGGAATGAGTCCTTAAATCTTATTGAATTTCAATAGAAGCGGGTAGTTTATACTATCCGCTTTTTTTTACACCAGACCCTCCTGGCCTTCTGAAATCTCAAGGTTATGATAAACCTTTTGGACATCGTCGTCATCTTCCATGGCATCGATTAATTTGATGACCGAACTCACTTCCTCATCGCTCAATTCCACAGTTGTGCTTGGAATACGTTGAAGCTCTCCATTTTCAATTTCAACATTTAATCCGTCCAGACTTTTCTGCATTTGTCCAAAATCTTCCATGGCACAAGTGACTATGGCCATGTTTTCATTAAAATCAACATCTTCAGCACCGGCGTCGATTAATTCCAGGGTCAATTCATCTTCATCAAAATTTTCAGGAAGATTTAAAGTGAATACACCTTTTCTTTCAAATAGATAATCTACCGAACCATTGGTTCCGAGATTTCCGCCATACTTATTAAATATGGATCGCACATTTTGTACAGTTCTGTTATTGTTATCCGTTGTGCATTCCACCATTACGGCTACCCCGTTTGGCGCATATCCTTCATAGGTAGTTTCAATATAATCCTCAGAATCCACTCCTGAGGCTTTTTTAATTGCCCTTTCAATATTGTCTTTGGGCATGTTTGCGGCCTTGGCATTTTGAACGGCCAAACGCAATCTTGGATTGGCATCCGGATCATCACCACCTGTTCTGGTGGCCACGTGTATTTCTTTTATAAGTTTTGTAAATATTTTCCCTCTTTTGGCGTCCTTAGCACCTTTGGCTCGTTTTATCGTTGCCCATTTACTATGTCCTGACATAAAATATTTGGATTAAGTCACAAATTTATGATTAATTCAGAATTAGAATTAAATACTTCTATGTTGAATATCAAGAGTTATTCAATGTTTTTAAATTAAAAAGCCTCCCCTATTGTGAAATAAAAATTGTTGGTGTTTTTACCAAAACCGTAGTCAAATCGCACTGATATTTTCTCTTTTTTATTAAATCTATAGCGAAGGCCTCCGCCGTATGAAAAACGCGGATCTTCATTGATATCTCTTATGCTTTCAGATACAGCTCCTATACCGGCAAAGGCAGCCATGCCAAAACCCTTATAGAAAATCCACCTAAACTCGGATTGAATCGCGATATAGCGATTGGATTGGTAGGCCCCTTCATAATAACCGCGCATGATTCTCTTTCCACCCAGCTGCGCCAATCTTAAAAAAGGTGCTTCCTGAAATACATTTCTCGTATAGGCCTGTGTGGCAATGACCATATCTTCCTTTAATCTAAAATATTTTCTGGCGTCAATTTCCAGATCGTAAAATTCAAAATCACCTCCAAAAGCCGGATCGTAGTAAATTGAATTGAATTGAAAATAATAGCCTTTCTCAGGAAAAAAGATATTCTCTCTGCGGTCAATTAAAAAAGAAGCGCCAACACCGAATATCACTCCACCATTTTTGCCGAGCACCTCCGAATTTTGAAGCAAACCATTTTCTTCGATCTTTGGGACCTGGTAATCTTCATAGTTGAATCTTGGCCCTAGAAATATTCCTTTCCCTAATCTTCTTAACACATCCAATTCGAGATTGACCGTAGTGTAAGTATAGCTTTCAAGGGAGTCAAGATTGATATTATTCCCAATCCCGTAATAATCATAGGGAAACTCTCTCAGGTTGACTTTTCCGTCGAGTACGTATTTATTTTTAACAAGTGAAATCATAAACGGTACATCAAACACGAACTGACCTCTTGTTGTCATCACCAGGGCAGCGCGAATGCTGGAAGGCCTTTGAACTGAATCGCGACTCAAACGAAATGAATAAAAACTTACCAAGCCACCCCCAAACTCGGTTTCGGGTGTATAAAAAATAACAGGGGTTACAATAAAACCCTTGCTGAACAATGTCTTTATGAAATTTTTGGGATGGGGTATTGAATCTGCATCATTGATTACATCAGGAAGCGATTGCGCTTTGCTTTGAGTTATAAATATCAAACTGATGGCAAATGCTATAAAACAGAATTTTCTCAATATAAATTGTGCAATTTCATTCAAAATTAAATGAATAAGCCATTTTATACTGATTTGATCAATTAATTGAATTAAAAATTTTGCTTTGGCCAATCTTTCAAAGTTATTTTATGTTTAAATAGAACAATTGGAACTTACTTCGAACAAATATCAGATTACTTCCAAAAGATATCTGGAGATCAGAAATTTTACCAAAGACTTGTGCAAGCCATTAAGAACTGAGGATTATGTTGCTCAGCCGGTGGTTGATGTTTCCCCGCCAAAATGGCATTTGGCACATAGCACCTGGTTTTTTGAAAAATTTATACTTTCAGAATATTCAGCGGATTATAAAATATTTCACAAGGATTTTAATTTTCTATTTAACAGCTATTACAATACGGCCGGAGATAGAATGATTCGACCTTCCCGTGGCACCATGACCCGACCAAGTGTTGAAGAAATCCTTAATTATCGTAGCCATGTGGATAATCACATGGTAAAACTGATTGATGCGGGAATCGAGAATGAAGAGCTGGTTCATTTTATTGAAGTCGGACTCAATCATGAACAGCAGCATCAGGAGCTTCTTGTTTGTGATATAAAATATATATTAAATCAGGCCCCACTTTACCCGGCTTACAAGGAGGCTTATCAAAAATCCAATTTAAAATCAAGACCCATCTCCTATTACAGATTTGATGAGGGAGTATATGAAATTGGTTTTAATGGAGATGAATTTGCCTTCGATAATGAAAGAAACAAACACAAGGTATTTCTTCAAGCCTTTAGTATTGCTGACCGTCTTGTCAATAATGCCGAGTTCATGGAATTTATTCTTGAAGGTGCTTATAAAAATCCTGAATTATGGCTTTCTGATGGCTGGGATTGGATTCAAAACAATAATATAACAGCACCGCTATATTGGTTTCAGGAAGGTGGTGAGTGGTTGTATTTTACATTGTATGGCAAACAGGAAATCGATTGGTACGCACCCATGACTCATGTTAGCTTTTATGAAGCGGATGCATTTGCCCGCTGGAAAGGACAAAGATTGCCAAATGAAGCCGAATGGGAAATAGCCTGCATGGATTACGGGGATATAGATAAGGGAAATTTTGTTGAAAGCAATGAATTCAAGCCGATGGCCGATGGGAATAATCAGTTTTACGGAGATTGCTGGGAATGGTGTAACAGTGCATATTTGGCCTATCCGGGTTATAAACAAGCCAAAGGGGCGCTTGGAGAATACAATGGTAAATTTATGATCAATCAAATGGTTTTAAGAGGCGGTTCCTGCGCAACTTCTAAAAGCCACATTCGTCCAACTTACAGAAATTTCTTTCAACCCAATTTGCAATGGCAATTCTCAGGAATCCGACTTGCAAAAGATATTTAAACGCTTATCGCTAATTCTAAGGAAAAATCAACCCAATTTGCTCAGGAAGTTCATTCCGGCTTATCTGATCATCCAAAAAGACTGCCCTCCAAATATTTTTACAATGAAAAGGGAGATAAATTATTTCAGGCTATAATGGCGAGTCCGGAATATTATCTGACCAGATCCGAATTCGAGATTTTTAATTCCCAAAGTGAAAAAATTGCCGGTATTTTCTCAGATCAGAATAAAACCTTTGAGCTCATTGAACTCGGTGCCGGGGATGGGACGAAAACAAAGGTGCTTCTTCAAAACTTTGTAAAGAAAGATCTTGATTTTACTTATATGCCAATAGATATTTCAAAACATGTTATTGCATATTTAGAAAAACACGTAAAGAAAGATATTCCAAACATTCGAATTAAAGGAATAGTGGGTGATTATTTTGAGAAACTGCATGACTTGCAGATAAATGATAAAAATCGAAAAGTTGTCTTATTTCTAGGATCTAATATTGGCAATTTTAGAAAGGGTAAGGATGTTGAATTTTTACGACTAATAGCCAAAAACCTCAATAAAGGAGATCTTCTGATGATAGGATTTGATTTGGTCAAAGATCCAAATATCATTCGAAGAGCCTATAACGATTCCCAGGGTGCCACCAGAGAATTTAATTTGAATTTATTAGATAGAATAAACGAAGAACTGGATGCAAATTTTCAAAGAGAAAATTTCTTGCATTACCCGACCTATGATCCCGTTGAAAAACAGGCCAGAAGCTATATTGTGAGTAAAAAAGATCAGGAGGTGTTTATAGGAGCAACCGACAGAACCTATTCTTTTAAAGCCTGGGAATTCATACACACAGAAATATCTCAAAAATATAGTAAGGAAGACATTGAACATTTGGCCAATGCTTCGGGATTCAAACACAAAGAGTTTTTATTCGATTGCAAGCATTATTACACGGATGCTATTTGGGAGAAATAGGAAATGGAGGATGGAAGACGGAAGTCTTCATAAATTTCCTATTCCTGATCTAAGTCAATAATTGGCCTAAAATTTTTACATTACTTTAGTATTAGCAATCAACCAATAAATTATTGTGAATGAAAACCTTGAACATTTTTTTTATTCTCAACCTAATATTTTGCACATCCGGTTTCTCACAGGATGCCAAAGAAATTATTAGAAGAGTTGATGAAAAAATCCGTGGAAACAGCTCAAAGGCCAACATGACCATAGAAATTGTAAGGCCAAAATGGACCAGGGAAATGACGCTCACCTCTTGGTCCAAAGGCGATGATTATTCAATTACTTTGATCAATTCTCCGGCAAGGGATAAAGGAACGGTTTTTTTAAAACGCGATAAGGAGATTTGGAACTGGGTTCCGTCGATCGACCGAAATATTAAACTCCCGCCCTCCATGATGATGCAATCCTGGATGGGTACCGATTTTACCAATGATGATTTGGTTAAGCAATCCTCGATCGTTACAGATTATGAACACCGTTATTTAAAGGATTCCACTATTGAAGGTTTCACTTGTTATGTCATAGAATTAATTCCAAAACCGGATGCTCCTGTGGTTTGGGGCAGGATCAAAATCTGGGTAGACAAAATAGAATACATGCAGATGAGGACTGAGTATTATGATGAGGATGAATACCTTGTCAATATCATGACGGGCTCATTGGTTAAGATTTTTGACGGCAAAAAACTCCCGTCCCGTATGGAAATGATTCCTGTGGAAAAGAAAGGCCAAAAAACGGTGATTATCTACAATGACCTCGAATTTGATATTGATATATCCGACAACTTTTTCACTACCCAAAATATGAAGAGGTTGTAAAAATGATGCTCTATTTAAAACTGGCCTGGAGAAATATCTGGCGTAATAAACGCAGAACTGCCATTACCCTGGCATCTATCTTTTTTGCTGTCATTCTATCAAGCCTGATGATGAGTATGAAGGAAGGAACTTATGATAATATGATCAAGACTACAGCAGGAGATTTTACCGGTTTTGTTCAGGTGCACAGCAAAGATTACTGGGATGAAAAAACAATAGATTACAGCTTTAAACCTGGAGATTCCTTGCTAAACATTTTGAAGCATTATTCCGACAATGACATTTTCCTTCCACGTCTTGAAAGTTTTGCTCTAAGCGCAACCAGGGAAATGACCAAAGGGGTAATGGTTATAGGAATTGATCCCGATTTGGAAAAGCAATACTCCCAACTGGATCAAAGACTCAGTTCAGGCGATTATTTTAACAATAAAGATCGGTCTATTCTGATTGGAAATGGCCTTGCGGATTATCTGGAATTAGAACCAAATGACACACTCATACTTCTTGGACAGGGTTTTCAAGGTGTAAGTGCTGCAGGAAAATACCCGGTAAAAGGCATCGTGAAATTCGGATCTCCGGAATTGAGCAAGCAATTGGTGTTTCTTCCTTTAAACGAAGCCCAACGATTATTTGGTGCAGATAACTTAATAAACAATCTGGTGATAAAAACTGAAACTGCTTCACGAGGCGTAGAGTTGGCTCAGGTTTTAAAATCAGAGATTTCCGAGGATTATGAGATTATGCATTGGAAGGAGCTTTTCCCGGACCTGGTTGATATGATAAAGACCGATCGTGTTGAAGGCTATGTCTTTATGTTTATCCTCTACATGGTTATTTCTTTTGGAATTTTTGGTACAATGCTGATGATGATGGCTGAAAGAAGACATGAATTTGGGGTTTTAATTGCAGTCGGTATGAAACGCGTGAAGTTAGCCACAGTTGTATTTATTGAAGTATTTATAATTTCTGTAATCGGTTCCATTATTGGAATTATCGGAGCATTTCCGGTATGTTACTACTTTGTGATTTTCCCAATTCGCTACGGAGAGGATGTGGCAAAAATGGCCGAGGAATACGGAATGGAACCGGTCCTTTATGCAAGTATGGACCCCGCTATTTTTATACAGCAGGCCATTGTAATTGCAATCGTGGCAATTATTATTGGTATTTATCCTTTTGTTAAACTACTTGGCACTAAAGCAATTGATGAAATGAACAGCTGATATGATTTTCAATATTGCATGGCGAAATATATGGAGAAGTAAAGTTCGAAGTTTTGTTGTAATAACTGCAATCGGACTGGGACTATGGGCTGGAATATTTGCCTCAGCTTTCGTAGAAGGAATGATGATTTCCAAAGTGAATTCTGTCATTGAAATGGAAATGTCTCACTTCCAATTTCATGTGGAAGGTTTTCGCGATGATATGAAAGCCGAACAGATCATTCACAATACCGTGGAAATTCAAAATGACCTGTCAGAAGATGCGAATGTAATTCAGTCCTCGGCAAGAGTTATTGCATTGGCAATGCTGGGTACGGCCAACAAAAACGGTTCGGTAAAAGTATCTGGAGTCGATCCTGAAAAGGAAGCCATTGTCACTAAACTGGATCAGAAAATTAAAGAAGGCGCTTATTTCGAAGGCATTAAAAGGAATCCGATTATAATCAGCCGGGAAATTGCAGAAACATTTAAGGTCAACCTGAGGTCAAAGATGGTGCTCACCTTTCAGGATATAAACGGAGAAATAGTAGCAGGGGCTTTTCGAGTGGCCGGTATTTACAAATCAAATAACGGGCAATACGATAAATTGAATGTCTTTGTGAAAATTAATGACATGCGAAGGCTGATGAACATGACTGAGGAGGAATGCCATGAAATTGCGGTCAAAGTCAATGATCATGACCTGGCCGAAACGTTAGCTTCAAAATATCAAAAAAAATATTTCAATCTGGAGGTGCTTCCATGGCTCGATATTGCATCCGGAATGCGCTATATGGTAGAAGCGATGGATGTATATCTTTTTGTCCTCGTCGGTATCATTTTGCTGGCATTGCTATTTAGTATTATCAACACCATGTATATGGCTGTTTTGGAAAGAACCAGGGAAATAGGGATGCTGATGTCCATTGGTATGACCAAAGGAAGGATTTTCTCGATGATAATGATTGAAACCGTGATCATGACAATGATTGGCTGTCCGCTTGGGTTGGCTTTGTCATGGCTGAGCATTTCATATTTTGGAAATGTCGGTATCAATGTCAATGCCGCCGTATATGATGATTTTGGCTTTGGAAGTACAATTTATCCCGCCCTCGATGCATCGAGGTATGTTGATGTGGCATTTATGGTTTTGATAATGGCATTGATTGCAGCCGTTTTTCCTGCTAGAAAAGCTTTAAAATTAAAACCGGTAGAAGCAATAAGAAAAATATAATTATGGCAATAATAAGCACTAAAGGCCTGACAAAAATCTATCAGGGAGCAGTCCCCGTTCATGCATTGAAAGGTGTGGATCTGGTTATTGAAGAAGGTGAATTTACAGCAGTTGTAGGCCCTTCTGGTTCAGGTAAAACTACCTTGTTAAACATTATCGGAGGATTGGACCGGCCGACAGAAGGTAGTATTAAAGTTGCTGATACCGAGCTGGGACAAATGTCGGAAAATCAGCTGATTGAATTTAGATTGAGAAATATTGGATTTGTGTTTCAGTCCTATAACCTTATTCCCGTATTGACTGCAAGGGAAAACACAGAATTTATAATGCTTTTGCAAAAAACCCCTAAAGAAGAAAGAGATGAACGCGTCACTTCATTGCTCAAAGAAGTAGGCCTTGAAGACAAAATAAACAAAAAACCTCTTGAGCTTTCCGGAGGCCAACAACAAAGGGTGGCCGTGGCAAGAGCTCTGGCTTCAAAACCAAAGTTTATTCTTGCCGATGAGCCTACCGCCAATCTGGATTCTGAAAGTACGAATAACCTCCTTGACATAATGCATAAACTTAACCGCGAAGAAAATACCACCTTTATTTTCTCAACGCATGATCAAAGGGTTATGGATAAAGCCACAAGAATTATAACGCTGGAAGACGGGCAAATAATCTCAGATGAAAGGCGATAAGCTTTTTATAATTTTCTTTTTATTTCTCAATGGATTATTATTTGCACAATCCGGCAATAGTCCATTTACATTAAGAGGATATGTGAAACAAATGAGCATTCTCAATTTTTTGCCGGGAGACTCACTGATCACTGACAATTTCATACACAATAGGTTGAATCTGCAATACGATCTGAATTCTAAACTAAGCGCAAGGGTCGAAATGCGAAATCGAATTTTTTATGGTGAAACAGTAAGACTCAATCCATTTTATCAGGAGATGATTGATATGGATCCGGGCTATCTCGATCTTTCGTTTATATGGATGGAACATTCCGGTGCCTTTGCGCATAGTATTTTTGACAGAGCCTGGATAGGATATGTCGATGGAAATTTTGAAGCCAAAGCGGGGAGACAAAGAATAAATTGGGGAATGAATGTAGTGTGGAACCCCAATGATATTTTTAACGCTTTTAATTTTGTCGATTTTGATTATGAAGAACGCCCCGGAAATGATGCCATTCGATTACAGAATTATTTTGGTAGCGGAAACAAAATTGAATTGGCTTATGCGCCGGGCAGAACTGAAAATGAGCATATTGCTGCTTTGATGTACAAATTCAATAAGGGTTCCTATGATATTCAGGTTTTAGGAGGTGTTTTTCGCGATGATTATGTGGCCGGCATAGGTTGGGCGGGTAATTTAAAAACAGCCGGATTCAAAGGCGAGGCCAGTTATTTCCTCAACAGAGAAAAAATTTATGACACCGTCGATGTTTTGAGTTTATCGGCAAGTGTTGATTACTCCTTTAAAAATGGAATTTATATGCTCGGATCATTTTTAATCAACAGCAATGGCAGAAGTAGTATCATCGGTTTGGAAAATACCAATAGCCTGGCCGGCAATAATTTTAGCGCAAAAAATCTGATGCTTACAAGGTATTCAGGCTTTTATCAGGTTACTTATCCTGTGACCCCCCTGATTTCACCCGGATTAGCGGCTATTTACGGTTTTGAGGCCGATCTTCTTTTTATCATGCCGAGTATGACCTATTCCATAGCTTCAAATTGGGATCTCGATCTTGTAGGCCAATTGTATTTTGTAAAATTTAAAGGTAAATACCAGAACCTGGTCAATAGCATTTTTACAAGGGTAAAATGGAGTTTTTAAAATCATTTATTGGCTAAAAACAACCGCTCTAAGTCTTTTTACAGTTTTAATAATTTATTCATTTACAGCATATTACTGTGAATATTTGAGCATTTCAATATTTGTCATACTAAGTTTTTGATTAGATTTATTAGATGAAAAATTTAATAATCACCCTCATCCTGGGACTAATTTCCACAACCGCACATTCTCAAATTCTAATCGGCGACTCTTCTGAAATCGATCAGATTCTTAAAAATTCAGTTTTGTTCTCCGAATATGTAATCAATGAGGATTTAAAAAATTTAGCAAATTCTTATACCGAGGATGGTAAAATATTTCCCAATAACAAGGATATTATTGAAGGCCGGGATGCGATCATTAATTATTGGAAAATGCCCGAGGATACAAAAATTGTTCATCATAAAGTGATGCCTCTGGAAATTAGAATCTATGATGATGAAGCCAGAGATCACGGTTATTATGAAGGCAAAACCAAAGGAAAGGATGGCGAAATCAGCTTTTGGA is part of the Hyphobacterium sp. CCMP332 genome and encodes:
- the egtD gene encoding L-histidine N(alpha)-methyltransferase, translated to MANSKEKSTQFAQEVHSGLSDHPKRLPSKYFYNEKGDKLFQAIMASPEYYLTRSEFEIFNSQSEKIAGIFSDQNKTFELIELGAGDGTKTKVLLQNFVKKDLDFTYMPIDISKHVIAYLEKHVKKDIPNIRIKGIVGDYFEKLHDLQINDKNRKVVLFLGSNIGNFRKGKDVEFLRLIAKNLNKGDLLMIGFDLVKDPNIIRRAYNDSQGATREFNLNLLDRINEELDANFQRENFLHYPTYDPVEKQARSYIVSKKDQEVFIGATDRTYSFKAWEFIHTEISQKYSKEDIEHLANASGFKHKEFLFDCKHYYTDAIWEK
- a CDS encoding DUF4440 domain-containing protein, whose product is MKNLIITLILGLISTTAHSQILIGDSSEIDQILKNSVLFSEYVINEDLKNLANSYTEDGKIFPNNKDIIEGRDAIINYWKMPEDTKIVHHKVMPLEIRIYDDEARDHGYYEGKTKGKDGEISFWKGKYVIVWKKVNGEWKIYLDIWNRIAQNNSD
- a CDS encoding YebC/PmpR family DNA-binding transcriptional regulator produces the protein MSGHSKWATIKRAKGAKDAKRGKIFTKLIKEIHVATRTGGDDPDANPRLRLAVQNAKAANMPKDNIERAIKKASGVDSEDYIETTYEGYAPNGVAVMVECTTDNNNRTVQNVRSIFNKYGGNLGTNGSVDYLFERKGVFTLNLPENFDEDELTLELIDAGAEDVDFNENMAIVTCAMEDFGQMQKSLDGLNVEIENGELQRIPSTTVELSDEEVSSVIKLIDAMEDDDDVQKVYHNLEISEGQEGLV
- a CDS encoding BamA/TamA family outer membrane protein is translated as MNEIAQFILRKFCFIAFAISLIFITQSKAQSLPDVINDADSIPHPKNFIKTLFSKGFIVTPVIFYTPETEFGGGLVSFYSFRLSRDSVQRPSSIRAALVMTTRGQFVFDVPFMISLVKNKYVLDGKVNLREFPYDYYGIGNNINLDSLESYTYTTVNLELDVLRRLGKGIFLGPRFNYEDYQVPKIEENGLLQNSEVLGKNGGVIFGVGASFLIDRRENIFFPEKGYYFQFNSIYYDPAFGGDFEFYDLEIDARKYFRLKEDMVIATQAYTRNVFQEAPFLRLAQLGGKRIMRGYYEGAYQSNRYIAIQSEFRWIFYKGFGMAAFAGIGAVSESIRDINEDPRFSYGGGLRYRFNKKEKISVRFDYGFGKNTNNFYFTIGEAF
- a CDS encoding ABC transporter permease, with product MMLYLKLAWRNIWRNKRRTAITLASIFFAVILSSLMMSMKEGTYDNMIKTTAGDFTGFVQVHSKDYWDEKTIDYSFKPGDSLLNILKHYSDNDIFLPRLESFALSATREMTKGVMVIGIDPDLEKQYSQLDQRLSSGDYFNNKDRSILIGNGLADYLELEPNDTLILLGQGFQGVSAAGKYPVKGIVKFGSPELSKQLVFLPLNEAQRLFGADNLINNLVIKTETASRGVELAQVLKSEISEDYEIMHWKELFPDLVDMIKTDRVEGYVFMFILYMVISFGIFGTMLMMMAERRHEFGVLIAVGMKRVKLATVVFIEVFIISVIGSIIGIIGAFPVCYYFVIFPIRYGEDVAKMAEEYGMEPVLYASMDPAIFIQQAIVIAIVAIIIGIYPFVKLLGTKAIDEMNS
- a CDS encoding ABC transporter ATP-binding protein, with amino-acid sequence MAIISTKGLTKIYQGAVPVHALKGVDLVIEEGEFTAVVGPSGSGKTTLLNIIGGLDRPTEGSIKVADTELGQMSENQLIEFRLRNIGFVFQSYNLIPVLTARENTEFIMLLQKTPKEERDERVTSLLKEVGLEDKINKKPLELSGGQQQRVAVARALASKPKFILADEPTANLDSESTNNLLDIMHKLNREENTTFIFSTHDQRVMDKATRIITLEDGQIISDERR
- a CDS encoding ergothioneine biosynthesis protein EgtB codes for the protein MELTSNKYQITSKRYLEIRNFTKDLCKPLRTEDYVAQPVVDVSPPKWHLAHSTWFFEKFILSEYSADYKIFHKDFNFLFNSYYNTAGDRMIRPSRGTMTRPSVEEILNYRSHVDNHMVKLIDAGIENEELVHFIEVGLNHEQQHQELLVCDIKYILNQAPLYPAYKEAYQKSNLKSRPISYYRFDEGVYEIGFNGDEFAFDNERNKHKVFLQAFSIADRLVNNAEFMEFILEGAYKNPELWLSDGWDWIQNNNITAPLYWFQEGGEWLYFTLYGKQEIDWYAPMTHVSFYEADAFARWKGQRLPNEAEWEIACMDYGDIDKGNFVESNEFKPMADGNNQFYGDCWEWCNSAYLAYPGYKQAKGALGEYNGKFMINQMVLRGGSCATSKSHIRPTYRNFFQPNLQWQFSGIRLAKDI
- a CDS encoding ABC transporter permease — protein: MIFNIAWRNIWRSKVRSFVVITAIGLGLWAGIFASAFVEGMMISKVNSVIEMEMSHFQFHVEGFRDDMKAEQIIHNTVEIQNDLSEDANVIQSSARVIALAMLGTANKNGSVKVSGVDPEKEAIVTKLDQKIKEGAYFEGIKRNPIIISREIAETFKVNLRSKMVLTFQDINGEIVAGAFRVAGIYKSNNGQYDKLNVFVKINDMRRLMNMTEEECHEIAVKVNDHDLAETLASKYQKKYFNLEVLPWLDIASGMRYMVEAMDVYLFVLVGIILLALLFSIINTMYMAVLERTREIGMLMSIGMTKGRIFSMIMIETVIMTMIGCPLGLALSWLSISYFGNVGINVNAAVYDDFGFGSTIYPALDASRYVDVAFMVLIMALIAAVFPARKALKLKPVEAIRKI
- a CDS encoding outer membrane lipoprotein-sorting protein, whose amino-acid sequence is MKTLNIFFILNLIFCTSGFSQDAKEIIRRVDEKIRGNSSKANMTIEIVRPKWTREMTLTSWSKGDDYSITLINSPARDKGTVFLKRDKEIWNWVPSIDRNIKLPPSMMMQSWMGTDFTNDDLVKQSSIVTDYEHRYLKDSTIEGFTCYVIELIPKPDAPVVWGRIKIWVDKIEYMQMRTEYYDEDEYLVNIMTGSLVKIFDGKKLPSRMEMIPVEKKGQKTVIIYNDLEFDIDISDNFFTTQNMKRL